A genomic window from Arvicola amphibius chromosome 5, mArvAmp1.2, whole genome shotgun sequence includes:
- the LOC119815009 gene encoding olfactory receptor 4K3-like: MGEANQTLVSEFIFQGLCTSRDLQIFLLLPFSTLYLMTVVGNLFVVILIITDHHLHSPMYFLLANLSFVDFCLSSVNTPKLITDLLKDNKTISFWGCMSQILCVHFFAGGEMVLLVTMAYDRYVAICRPLHYTSIMDRQKCIWLVLISWIIGFVHAISQLLLILELPFCGPRVIDSFFCDIPLVLKLACMNTDTLGILINADSGVLATTCFILLLLSYTYILLTVRLHSKDGSSKGSSKALSTCTSHIIVVVLFFGPCIFIYLWPVSITWVDKFLAVFYTIITPLLNPAIYTLRNNDIKNSIIKLKNYR; the protein is encoded by the coding sequence ATGGGAGAAGCAAACCAGACTCTAGTGTCTGAGTTTATTTTTCAGGGACTTTGTACCTCAAGGGACCTGCAGATCTTCCTCCTGCTGCCTTTTTCCACCCTCTACCTGATGACTGTGGTAGGCAACCTCTTTGTGGTGATTTTAATCATCACTGATCATCATCTTCATTCTCCCATGTACTTCCTGTTAGCCAATCTCTCATTTGTTGACTTCTGCCTTTCTTCAGTAAATACACCCAAACTGATCACAGACCTACTAAAAGATAATAAAACCATTTCTTTCTGGGGTTGCATGAGCCAGATCCTCTGCGTGCATTTCTTTGCAGGGGGTGAGATGGTGCTTCTTGTAacaatggcctatgaccgctatgtggccatctgtagGCCACTCCACTACACCAGCATCATGGACAGACAGAAGTGCATCTGGCTCGTTTTGATATCATGGATCATTGGATTCGTGCACGCCATTAGTCAGCTGCTCTTGATTTTGGAGCTACCTTTCTGTGGGCCAAGAGTGATAGACAGCTTTTTCTGTGATATTCCTTTGGTGTTGAAATTAGCCTGCATGAATACTGATACTCTGGGAATCTTGATAAATGCTGACAGTGGTGTTTTAGCCACAACTTGTTTCATTCTCTTGCTGCTATCTTACACTTACATTCTATTGACTGTTAGGCTTCACTCTAAAGATGGTTCATCAAAAGGCTCATCAAAGGCACTCTCTACCTGCACCTCCCATATTATAGTGGTTGTGCTATTCTTTGGACCCTGCATTTTCATCTACCTGTGGCCAGTCAGCATCACGTGGGTGGATAAGTTTCTTGCTGTGTTTTATACAATTATCACACCTCTCTTGAATCCAGCAATCTATACATTGAGAAATAATGATATTAAAAATTCCATAATTAAGCTGAAAAACTACAGGTAA